Proteins co-encoded in one Cytobacillus sp. NJ13 genomic window:
- a CDS encoding GMC oxidoreductase, producing the protein MVRGSSDPFSIPFQSLEHMEEKNYDVLVVGTGAGGGAVLWRLCEKWRKNRKSIGVIESGDLLLPTHIHNIPRLRKKWKKYYNEVSNPIGQRLPQFLGAEQVFAVGGRTLFWGAVTPRMHASEFINWPISEQEIDTYYQIAEDIMQIRQASSINSLHLQSILQHLHSKGFHEARPIPSATSHGKTFSSLCFLKNAWEQHPFDFAVKARALQLLMENGKPAGLKVGDHNKKIHVLRAKTIVLAAGSLETPRLLLHSKIPGNTIGHFLTNHSFIKAKGEFINKKFGNISENIRILIPQTDETPYQFQIYINKRLINAVGFGKVESLFDNNLTLDPLSVDEYGMPKIKINFSYSVKDMEIIRQMNEELHQVFNVLGARVDHEKGKAQIHVMEPGEDYHESGSCRIGNDPSQSATNRYGQIHGITGLYVADNSILSSIGASNPTLTTVALAIRIADHISNSYSKERTK; encoded by the coding sequence GTGGTAAGAGGATCATCAGATCCCTTTTCTATCCCTTTCCAATCTTTAGAACATATGGAAGAGAAAAATTACGATGTTTTGGTTGTAGGTACAGGAGCTGGAGGAGGAGCTGTTCTCTGGAGATTATGTGAAAAGTGGCGAAAAAATCGGAAGAGTATTGGTGTCATTGAATCCGGTGATCTATTATTGCCAACGCATATCCACAACATCCCTAGATTAAGGAAAAAATGGAAAAAATACTATAATGAAGTTTCCAATCCTATCGGACAGCGCCTTCCTCAGTTTTTGGGGGCGGAGCAGGTTTTCGCTGTGGGTGGAAGAACGTTATTTTGGGGAGCAGTTACTCCCAGAATGCACGCATCCGAATTCATAAATTGGCCAATATCCGAACAAGAAATAGACACCTATTACCAGATTGCCGAAGATATCATGCAGATTCGTCAGGCATCTTCAATAAATTCATTACACTTACAATCCATACTTCAACACCTTCATTCAAAAGGGTTTCATGAAGCAAGGCCGATTCCTAGTGCGACTTCACATGGGAAAACCTTTAGTTCATTATGCTTCTTAAAAAATGCTTGGGAACAACACCCCTTTGATTTCGCGGTAAAGGCTCGAGCGTTACAGTTGCTTATGGAAAATGGAAAACCAGCAGGTCTGAAAGTAGGAGATCACAACAAAAAAATACATGTACTAAGAGCAAAAACGATCGTATTGGCCGCTGGTTCTCTGGAAACCCCACGCCTCTTGCTTCATTCAAAAATCCCAGGAAATACAATTGGGCACTTTTTAACAAATCATTCTTTTATTAAGGCAAAAGGAGAATTTATTAACAAAAAGTTTGGGAACATTTCAGAGAATATTCGTATTTTAATACCGCAGACAGACGAAACCCCTTACCAATTTCAAATATATATAAATAAACGATTGATAAATGCAGTGGGTTTCGGGAAAGTTGAATCCCTCTTTGATAATAATCTGACATTAGACCCGCTAAGTGTAGATGAATACGGTATGCCGAAAATAAAGATTAATTTTTCCTATTCAGTCAAGGACATGGAGATTATTCGCCAAATGAATGAGGAGTTACATCAGGTTTTCAATGTTCTGGGAGCAAGAGTAGACCACGAGAAAGGAAAAGCTCAGATACATGTTATGGAGCCTGGAGAGGATTACCACGAATCAGGATCATGTCGTATAGGGAATGATCCCTCACAATCTGCAACGAACCGCTATGGTCAAATTCATGGTATTACCGGCCTTTACGTAGCCGATAATAGCATACTCTCCTCGATTGGTGCTTCAAATCCTACTCTTACCACAGTTGCATTAGCCATCCGAATAGCGGATCATATCTCGAATTCCTACTCAAAAGAAAGGACAAAATGA
- a CDS encoding glycosyltransferase, which produces MRILFLESHPIWIFGLPNGFIDAGHNVMISGSLTKGNILEMIEKFKPDLIMSMGWTEEHSKDKQKWIHDVVKQKKIPLVYWATEDPLHTKKFSIPLIKRMKPDFVFTVTPSVCKLYNKQGFKSAHLDFAYHKSVHHRVKPFKKYRCDIAVVANAYPHFLLKHSDSFRLSSIQTLISPLLESNIRVDFWGNDWDSMGDLLGKNIPNDWIHGYLDYRKAHKVYSSAKIVLGLQNCIDQLTQRTYEILGSEGFLITSDTPAVRSKFKHKHDLVLSSSPRETVKLIKYYLKNNKNREQIRTQAKQSLINDTYRHRAEKIIEVLIEHGILSNNIKSNEGGKLVHYPELLKQKYELYVVKKGDTLFQISQKYGVTLEHIMELNHLESHIIDVGLMLKIKAK; this is translated from the coding sequence ATGAGGATTCTGTTCCTTGAGAGTCATCCGATTTGGATATTTGGATTGCCAAACGGTTTTATAGATGCAGGTCATAATGTCATGATCTCGGGATCACTAACTAAGGGAAATATTCTCGAAATGATAGAGAAATTCAAACCAGATCTTATTATGTCTATGGGATGGACAGAAGAACATTCAAAAGATAAGCAAAAATGGATTCATGATGTTGTAAAACAGAAAAAAATACCTCTTGTTTATTGGGCAACGGAAGATCCGCTGCACACAAAGAAATTTTCTATTCCATTAATAAAAAGAATGAAACCAGACTTTGTATTCACGGTTACTCCATCAGTTTGCAAGTTATATAATAAACAAGGTTTCAAATCAGCTCATTTAGATTTTGCCTATCACAAAAGTGTTCATCATCGTGTAAAGCCCTTTAAAAAATACCGTTGTGATATAGCTGTTGTAGCTAATGCGTATCCCCACTTTCTTTTAAAGCATTCCGACTCCTTTCGTCTTTCTTCTATACAAACGCTAATCTCTCCTCTTCTTGAAAGTAATATCCGTGTAGACTTTTGGGGCAATGATTGGGATTCTATGGGGGATCTATTAGGGAAAAACATTCCTAATGATTGGATACACGGATATTTGGATTATAGAAAAGCCCACAAGGTTTATAGTTCAGCAAAAATCGTACTCGGTCTCCAAAACTGTATAGATCAATTAACACAACGAACTTATGAAATTCTTGGTTCAGAAGGTTTTTTGATTACCTCAGATACTCCTGCAGTTAGAAGTAAATTTAAACATAAGCATGATTTAGTTCTTTCGTCATCTCCTAGGGAAACCGTAAAACTAATTAAATACTATTTAAAAAATAATAAAAATAGAGAACAAATCAGAACCCAGGCAAAACAATCACTGATAAATGACACTTATCGGCACCGAGCTGAAAAAATAATAGAAGTATTGATTGAACACGGAATTTTAAGCAATAACATTAAATCTAATGAAGGCGGAAAGTTAGTCCATTATCCAGAACTGCTCAAACAAAAATACGAATTATACGTTGTAAAAAAAGGGGATACACTATTTCAAATCTCTCAAAAATACGGTGTTACTTTGGAACATATTATGGAACTTAACCATCTGGAATCACACATTATTGATGTTGGGCTTATGTTAAAAATAAAAGCAAAGTAA
- a CDS encoding phage tail protein, whose amino-acid sequence MSYIVDFKHVSAAGLESSPAADALAGLRANEARYFMTKYKHEFTVVPGSESQETLAYVNHILKKERDIEFAAKPLETSQFQVENIKWTYVFYEDGLSVNVMYTVDDPKKRAVGFKLSEGMEVPKELEGKFKFARRKSKLAGIIRGSFFVIKGEY is encoded by the coding sequence ATGTCCTATATTGTTGATTTTAAACATGTGTCTGCGGCTGGTTTAGAGTCTTCACCAGCAGCGGATGCCCTTGCTGGTTTACGAGCGAATGAAGCCCGTTATTTCATGACTAAATATAAGCATGAATTTACGGTTGTACCAGGCAGCGAAAGCCAGGAGACCCTTGCTTATGTAAACCATATCTTGAAAAAAGAACGTGATATAGAGTTTGCAGCCAAACCTTTAGAAACGTCACAATTTCAAGTCGAAAATATCAAATGGACCTACGTTTTTTATGAGGATGGCCTTAGTGTCAATGTCATGTATACAGTAGATGATCCTAAGAAACGTGCCGTGGGTTTTAAGCTTTCTGAGGGAATGGAAGTACCAAAGGAGTTAGAAGGGAAGTTTAAGTTTGCCAGGCGGAAGTCTAAACTGGCGGGGATTATTCGGGGGTCGTTTTTTGTTATTAAAGGGGAGTATTAA
- a CDS encoding GyrI-like domain-containing protein, giving the protein MADYTLEEKESFTVLGIGTELKSDYTDYAGINKEKADFWQAVKQDGRLGALKAIATNDYIFTVNEAVNNKMMHYAGVMTEESLPEASRLIQFPKGEYLVVKGEAETAEELSNMLTGIAFGQVLPEATNVAYVGGPNAAVEMGQRNGLVFGEMWIPVVRK; this is encoded by the coding sequence ATGGCAGATTATACTCTGGAAGAAAAAGAAAGCTTTACGGTATTAGGCATTGGAACTGAACTGAAGAGCGATTATACGGATTATGCCGGCATCAATAAGGAAAAGGCAGACTTTTGGCAGGCAGTCAAACAGGATGGAAGGCTAGGCGCTTTAAAGGCCATTGCCACAAATGATTACATTTTTACCGTGAACGAAGCGGTGAATAACAAGATGATGCATTATGCCGGCGTCATGACAGAGGAGTCGCTGCCAGAAGCATCAAGATTGATCCAATTCCCTAAAGGGGAATACCTCGTTGTTAAAGGGGAAGCCGAGACAGCTGAAGAGTTAAGCAATATGCTTACTGGCATTGCCTTTGGTCAAGTCTTGCCAGAAGCAACGAATGTTGCCTATGTTGGCGGGCCCAATGCAGCGGTTGAGATGGGGCAGCGAAACGGCTTGGTTTTTGGTGAAATGTGGATTCCTGTTGTTAGGAAATAG
- a CDS encoding HTH domain-containing protein, with translation MKKVERINVMMRYINNRAHFTISEIMREFNISRSTAIRDIREIEAMGMPLVAEVGRDGGYFVMNNSVLPAVRFTDNEIKALFLAFMATRNQQLPYLKSRQSLAEKLLGHISENQQEDLVLLNQILLFEGTNPNNPDLLELSDLPHPMLEKLIQTLLLDSYLLITINEENGIRSYPIYLLQLYREKSIWLIEGFDLKEEKKQIFPVDNLTNVEPYPVKKRVSRKNILEKISKQEEVINLVLELGPQAIAQFKKYHPLKVSISYTNPYQTTAVLKTFINIHNSEELAEITNWMLFLGGDIKVREMPEEILEGLQERLRLLCP, from the coding sequence ATGAAAAAAGTTGAACGGATTAATGTGATGATGCGGTATATCAATAACCGCGCCCACTTTACTATTTCTGAAATCATGCGGGAATTTAACATATCCCGTTCAACAGCTATTAGAGATATTCGAGAAATTGAAGCCATGGGGATGCCGCTTGTCGCTGAAGTTGGAAGAGATGGGGGTTATTTTGTCATGAACAACTCTGTCCTGCCCGCTGTTCGCTTTACCGATAATGAGATCAAAGCTCTGTTCCTTGCCTTTATGGCTACAAGAAATCAGCAGCTCCCCTATCTAAAGAGCCGTCAGTCTTTAGCTGAAAAATTACTTGGCCACATCTCAGAAAACCAGCAGGAAGACCTTGTACTCTTAAATCAAATCTTGCTGTTTGAAGGGACCAACCCCAATAATCCCGACTTGCTTGAACTGTCGGACCTCCCTCATCCGATGCTGGAAAAACTCATTCAAACCCTTCTTTTGGATAGCTATTTATTGATTACCATCAACGAAGAAAATGGAATTAGGTCATATCCCATTTATCTCTTGCAGCTTTATCGTGAAAAAAGCATTTGGCTCATTGAAGGCTTTGACTTAAAGGAAGAAAAGAAACAAATTTTCCCCGTGGACAATCTCACCAATGTTGAACCATATCCTGTGAAAAAAAGAGTAAGCAGAAAAAACATTTTAGAAAAAATAAGCAAGCAGGAGGAAGTAATCAACCTTGTTCTTGAACTTGGTCCGCAGGCAATTGCCCAGTTCAAAAAATACCATCCTTTAAAAGTCTCAATTTCCTATACGAATCCTTACCAAACGACAGCTGTTCTGAAGACTTTTATCAATATTCATAATTCAGAAGAACTGGCCGAAATAACCAATTGGATGCTTTTCCTGGGTGGGGATATCAAGGTCAGGGAAATGCCGGAAGAAATCTTAGAAGGTTTACAAGAGAGATTACGCTTATTATGTCCATAA
- a CDS encoding SRPBCC family protein: protein MNQNNSTNKMTTQIGEREITVTRVFDAPADLVFNSWTKEEYLSKWWGPQGFTLTFQKFDMKPGGTWQFIMHSPDGVDYPNTNVFIEVVNPERIVFKHDVFPHFIATATFENLDGKTKLTYTTVFEETASVFEKVKIYAVPGAEQTMERLEEHLGGMS from the coding sequence ATGAACCAAAACAACTCAACAAACAAAATGACAACACAAATAGGGGAACGTGAAATTACAGTCACACGCGTATTTGATGCTCCAGCTGATCTTGTGTTTAACTCTTGGACGAAAGAGGAGTACCTGTCAAAGTGGTGGGGACCACAAGGTTTTACGTTGACTTTTCAGAAATTCGATATGAAACCGGGCGGTACATGGCAATTTATCATGCACAGTCCTGATGGCGTTGATTATCCCAATACCAACGTCTTTATAGAGGTCGTTAACCCCGAGCGAATCGTCTTCAAACATGATGTGTTTCCCCATTTTATCGCCACAGCAACCTTTGAGAATCTGGATGGCAAGACTAAACTCACTTATACAACAGTTTTTGAAGAAACTGCCTCTGTATTTGAAAAGGTGAAAATATATGCCGTCCCAGGTGCCGAACAGACTATGGAGCGCTTAGAGGAGCATCTGGGTGGTATGTCTTAA